One Triticum dicoccoides isolate Atlit2015 ecotype Zavitan chromosome 5B, WEW_v2.0, whole genome shotgun sequence genomic window carries:
- the LOC119305513 gene encoding uncharacterized protein LOC119305513, whose amino-acid sequence MRTGGHAASTSFVRLDLGLVDGERYVRPPMSRDRLSDGGTVTECLLVVLWVDSSRRTSRAQWAVRQSSMTDIGRWLGLGIQKENLGEDVAGNSGENEGSKKAKKKIKKKGNLCGFKSRFNSKRLAQIGKQFKHKNKSITFSKLMVKRIFNVPSGDRPVKLLKKSDEHDLRSIYKEGNRAPIAHVVKLLTSCSEEDVVMINRTWELLALATVLCPGTGNMVNLEYLASLEDMSLMHDFAWDEHLLARAMEEVGVFQEKKRMQANTEKEFQIASCLPMLAIIYMDHVDIPAGLPNEHAIDYSVPRIRFVCQKDFEWLDKVDKNKLTLVQPFYGKHTHFMEAFLFMPLMFCFPRSGVCATPPMQHNLWDRKLVLKQLVGRELVLKHLILLKQDSTTFQPAKLIPELERAVTKFKANKYDLLFVTIVHEKHWIIVCANLLYKQWNVFDSIHSKGKQSPLKKQANNLITNFAALTQEYSQFNVNVGSFARVDLEDYPKQDNLKTWRDTAWMWRTTFALTQ is encoded by the exons ATGAGGACAGGCGGGCACGCCGCAAGCACGAGCTTTGTGCGCCTGGATCTTGGTCTCGTCGACGGCGAACGTTACGTCCGGCCGCCGATGTCCCGGGATAGGCTCAGCGACGGTGGCACGGTGACGGAGTGCTTGCTGGTGGTCCTGTGGGTGGACTCCTCCCGGAGGACCTCGAGGGCGCAATGGGCGGTGAGGCAGTCGTCCATGAC GGACATCGGGCGGTGGCTTGGGTTGGGGATACAGAAGGAGAACCTCGGGGAAG ATGTTGCAGGTAACTCTGGTGAGAATGAGGGGagtaagaaggctaagaagaagattAAGAAGAAAGGCAATCTATGTGGCTTTAAGTCAAGGTTTAACTCAAAAAGGCTGGCTCAGATTGGGAAGC AGTTCAAACACAAGAACAAATCTATCACCTTCAGCAAGCTTATGGTGAAAAGGATTTTCAACGTGCCATCCGGTGATAGACCCGTGAAGCTTTTAAAGAAGAGTGATGAACATGATCTTCGCAGCATCTACAAGGAGGGGAACAGGGCTCCAATCGCCCATGTTGTCAAGTTGCTCACTAGTTGCAGTGAGGAGGACGTGGTTATGATAAATAGGACTTGGGAACTCCTTGCGTTGGCAACAGTTTTGTGCCCAGGCACGGGCAATATGGTGAATCTCGAGTATCTTGCTTCCCTCGAAGATATGTCTTTGATGCATGATTTCGCTTGGGATGAGCACTTGTTGGCACGAGCTATGGAGGAGGTTGGAGTCTTTCAAGAGAAGAAGAGGATGCAAGCAAACACAGAAAAAGAATTTCAGATTGCTTCATGCCTTCCCATGTTAGCG ATCATATACATGGATCATGTTGATATCCCGGCTGGCCTCCCAAATGAGCATGCTATTGATTATTCCGTGCCAAGGATACGTTTTGTTTGTCAAAAGGATTTTGAGTGGTTGGATAAAGTTGACAAAAACAAGCTCACTCTTGTCCAACCTTTCTACGGAAAACACACCCAT TTTATGGAAGCTTTCTTATTTATGCCACTCATGTTTTGTTTTCCTAGATCCGGAGTTTGTGCAACCCCCCCTATGCAGCACAACTTGTGGGACAGGAAGCTGGTGCTGAAGCAGCTAGTGGGAAGGGAGTTGGTGCTGAAGCACCTA ATCTTACTAAAACAAGACTCAACAACCTTCCAACCAGCAAAACTCATACCCGAGCTTGAAAGGGCTGTGACAAAGTTCAAGGCGAATAAATATGACCTC CTTTTTGTCACAATTGTTCATGAAAAGCATTGGATAATTGTTTGCGCAAACTTGCTATACAAGCAGTGGAATGTATTTGACTCAATCCATTCAAAAGGAAAACAATCTCCTTTGAAGAAGCAGGCCAATAACCTG ATCACAAACTTTGCAGCCCTCACACAAGAGTACAGCCAATTCAATGTCAATGTTGGATCCTTCGCCCGTGTTGACCTAGAGGATTACCCAAAGCAAGATAATCT GAAGACGTGGCGCGATACCGCATGGATGTGGCGCACAACCTTTGCACTCACCCAATGA
- the LOC119306941 gene encoding carotenoid 9,10(9',10')-cleavage dioxygenase-like, translating into MGEAVAAAEDTLKRGAVVVPAPQPSKGVASWAVDLLERLAVRLGHDKAKPLHWLSGNFAPVRDETPPAAGLPVRGHLPECLNGEFVRVGPNPKFVPVAGYHWFDGDGMIHAMRIKDGRATYVSRYVKTSRLKQEEYFGGAKFMKIGDLKGFFGLFMVQMQALRKKLKILDVTYGFGTANTALIYHHGKLMALSEADKPYVVKVLEDGDLQTLGLLDYDKRLKHSFTAHPKVDPFTDEMFTFGYSHEPPYCTYRVITKDGVMLDPVPITIPESVMMHDFAITENYSIFMDLPLLFRPKEMVKNGEFIYKFDPTKKARFGILQRYEKDEKTIRWFELPNCFIFHNANAWEEGDEVVLITCRLENPDLDKVNGTQNDKLENFGNELYEMRFNMKTGAASQKQLSVSAVDFPRINESYTGRKQQYVYCTILDSIAKVTGIIKFDLHAEPESGKKQLEVGGNVMGIYDLGPGRFGSEAVFVPKEPGVSGQEDDGYLIFFVHDENTGKSEVNVIDAKTMSPDPVAVVELPNRVPYGFHAFFVNEEQLVHQQAEV; encoded by the exons ATGGGagaagcggtggcggcggcggaggacacCCTGAAGAGGGGGGCGGTGGTGGTGCCGGCGCCGCAGCCGAGCAAGGGGGTGGCGTCCTGGGCGGTGGACCTGCTGGAGCGCCTCGCCGTCCGCCTCGGCCACGACAAGGCCAAGCCGCTCCACTGGCTCTCCGGCAACTTCGCCCCCGTCCGCGACgagaccccgcccgccgccggcctCCCCGTCCGCGGCCACCTCCCG GAGTGCTTGAATGGTGAATTTGTCAGGGTGGGGCCTAATCCGAAGTTCGTCCCTGTTGCAGGATATCATTG GTTTGATGGAGATGG AATGATCCATGCAATGCGTATTAAAGATGGCAGAGCTACGTACGTATCAAGATACGTGAAGACTTCTCGCCTCAAGCAAGAAGAGTATTTTGGTGGAGCAAAGTTTATGAAG ATTGGAGACCTAAAGGGCTTTTTTGGATTGTTTATGGTTCAAATGCAAGCACTTAGGAAAAAACTGAAAATCCTGGATGTTACTTATGGATTTGGGACAG CTAATACTGCACTTATATATCATCATGGCAAACTCATGGCCCTGTCGGAAGCAGATAAACCCT acgttgttaaggtccttgaagatGGAGACTTGCAAACTCTTGGGTTGTTGGATTATGACAAGAGGTTGAAACATTCTTTCACTGCTCATCCCAAGGTTGATCCATTTACAG ATGAAATGTTCACGTTTGGGTACTCGCATGAACCTCCTTATTGCACATACCGGGTCATCACCAAGGACGGAGTTATGCTTGATCCTGTGCCAATAACAATACCAGAGTCTGTAATGATGCACGACTTTGCAATCACAGAGAACTATTCCATATTTATGGACCTGCCTTTGTTGTTTCGACCAAAG GAAATGGTTAAGAATGGTGAATTCATCTACAAGTTTGACCCTACCAAGAAAGCTCGTTTCGGCATACTCCAGCGTTATGAAAAGGATGAAAAAACCATCAGATGGTTTGAACTCCCCAATTGCTTCATATTCCACAACG CTAATGCCTGGGAAGAGGGCGACGAAGTTGTTCTGATTACCTGCCGCCTTGAGAACCCAGATCTGGACAAGGTGAACGGCACCCAAAACGACAAGCTCGAGAACTTCGGGAATGAGCT GTATGAGATGAGATTCAACATGAAAACAGGTGCTGCTTCGCAGAAGCAACTGTCCGTCTCTGCTGTAGACTTTCCTCGAATCAACGAGAGCTATACTGGCAG AAAGCAGCAGTATGTGTACTGCACGATACTCGACAGCATAGCGAAGGTGACCGGCATCATCAAATTTGACCTGCACGCCGAGCCAGAGAGCGGCAAGAAGCAGCTTGAAGTCGGTGGGAATGTGATGGGCATATACGACCTGGGACCTGGTAGGTTCGGCTCGGAGGCGGTCTTCGTGCCCAAGGAGCCCGGTGTTTCTGGTCAAGAAGATGACGGCTATCTGATATTCTTTGTGCATGATGAGAACACAGG GAAATCTGAGGTGAATGTGATTGATGCCAAGACCATGTCGCCTGATCCGGTGGCGGTCGTCGAGCTGCCGAACCGGGTTCCCTACGGGTTCCACGCCTTCTTTGTCAACGAG GAACAACTGGTACATCAGCAAGCAGAGGTGTGA